In Mauremys reevesii isolate NIE-2019 linkage group 14, ASM1616193v1, whole genome shotgun sequence, a single window of DNA contains:
- the LOC120381564 gene encoding zinc finger protein 2 homolog: FIHGSNLSVHLRIHTGERPYKCRECGKTFNRSSHLIAHQKIHTGDRPYKCCECGKCFTESSDLSVHQRIHTGERPFECRECGKTFNRSSHLIRHQTIHTGDRPYECSECGKCFTSSSNLSQHQRIHTGERPFECCECGKTFSYKSGLSRHQRIHTGDRPYECRECGKTFTHRSALSRHQRIHTGERSYECHECCKTFSRSSHLISHQTIHTGERP; this comes from the exons ttcattcacggatcaaacctttctgttcatctgagaatccacacaggggagagaccctacaaatgccgtgagtgtgggaaaaccttcaatcgcagctcacaccttattgcccatcagaaaatccacacaggggacaggccctataaatgctgtgagtgtggaaaatgcttcactgagagttcagacctttctgtacatcagagaatccacacaggggagaggccctttgaatgccgtgagtgtgggaaaaccttcaatcgcagttcacaccttattaggcatcaaacaatccacacaggggacaggccctacgaatgcagtgaatgtggaaaatgcttcactagcagctcaaacctttctcaacatcagagaatccacacaggggagaggccctttgaatgctgtgagtgtgggaaaaccttcagttacaaatcaggcctttctagacatcagagaatccacacaggggacag gccctatgaatgcagagagtgtgggaaaaccttcactcacagatcagccctttctagacatcagaggatccacacaggggaaagatcctacgaatgccatgagtgttgtaaaaccttcagtcgcagctcacaccttattagtcatcaaacaatccacacaggggagaggccc